The Streptomyces sp. V3I7 genome segment GTCCTCGGTGACCAGGGGCGCCAACTCGGCGGCGGCCGCGGCGACATCGGGCGCGAAGCGGCTCAGGGCGTGGTCGGAGACGTCGTAGGGGCGGGCCGCGGAGGCCTCGGCGGCGGGCCAGTTGTGGTGCCAGATCATGGTCGCACCGTGGTCGATGAGCCACAGCTCGCCCCGGTGCATCAGCAGGTTGGGGTTGCGCCAGGAGCGGTCGACGTTGTTCACCAGCGCGTCGAACCAGACGATCCGCCCGGCCTCCTCACGGTCCACCGGGAACGCGAGCGGGTCGAAGCCGAGGGCGCCGGAGAGGAAGTCCATGCCGAGGTTGGTGCCGCCGCTGGACCGCAGCAGGTCCTGCACCTGCTGCTCGGGTTCGCCGAGCCCCAGCACGGGGTCCAACTGGACGGTCACCAGGCGGGGCATCCGGAAGCCGAGCCGCCGGGCCAGTTCGCCGCACACGACCTCGGCCACCAGCGTCTTACGGCCCTGTCCGGCGCCGGCGAACTTCATGACGTACGTCCCGAAGTCGTCCCCCTCGACGAGCCCCGGCAGCGAGCCGCCCTCACGCAAGGGAGTGACATAGCGGGTCACGGTGACCTCTTTTAGCATTTTCCCAGGCCACC includes the following:
- a CDS encoding HipA family kinase; this encodes MLKEVTVTRYVTPLREGGSLPGLVEGDDFGTYVMKFAGAGQGRKTLVAEVVCGELARRLGFRMPRLVTVQLDPVLGLGEPEQQVQDLLRSSGGTNLGMDFLSGALGFDPLAFPVDREEAGRIVWFDALVNNVDRSWRNPNLLMHRGELWLIDHGATMIWHHNWPAAEASAARPYDVSDHALSRFAPDVAAAAAELAPLVTEDILAEVTAEIPDAWLADEPGFDTPDDLRRAYARPLLARAAVVHERITGIEEGK